One Primulina huaijiensis isolate GDHJ02 chromosome 8, ASM1229523v2, whole genome shotgun sequence genomic region harbors:
- the LOC140983437 gene encoding protein DMP7-like, translated as MCVPSYNFIQNPIETSADENYYYCYIQDNQYESDCYAAATDDQEVDADNYGCIRIINTILSGTARLNVLLPTATILAFTIFAPLLTNDGKCTTLDRWLMGFFLAFSAASCVFFSFTDSFRSATGRLYYGVATFGGIRTFGGGHIRPCVPSDFRLRWGDMFHATLAPFAFLAFALFHSDVLSCYHLALPRKFVNIVPLVVGFVTSVLFSLFPSRRRGIGYPFLLQSDALYGIN; from the exons ATGTGTGTTCCATCTT ACAACTTCATTCAGAACCCAATCGAAACGTCAGCAGATGAGAACTACTACTATTGCTACATACAAGACAATCAATACGAGAGTGATTGTTACGCAGCAGCAACAGATGATCAAGAAGTTGATGCAGATAATTACGGATGCATACGCATTATCAACACAATCTTGAGTGGTACTGCACGACTCAACGTCCTCCTACCAACTGCCACCATCCTCGCCTTCACCATTTTCGCCCCACTTCTGACCAATGATGGTAAATGCACCACCTTGGACAGATGGTTAATGGGCTTCTTCTTAGCCTTTTCAGCAGCTTCATGTGTTTTCTTCTCCTTCACCGACAGTTTTCGTTCGGCCACAGGGAGGTTGTACTACGGGGTGGCGACATTTGGTGGGATCAGAACGTTCGGTGGTGGGCATATAAGGCCGTGTGTGCCATCAGATTTCAGGCTGAGATGGGGAGATATGTTCCATGCCACGCTTGCTCCGTTTGCTTTTCTTGCATTTGCATTGTTCCATAGCGATGTTCTGAGCTGCTACCATTTGGCCTTGCCGAGGAAATTTGTTAACATTGTCCCCTTGGTTGTTGGATTCGTAACAAGTGTGCTTTTTTCGTTGTTTCCTTCTAGGAGAAGAGGGATCGGGTATCCCTTCTTGCTGCAGAGTGATGCTTTGTATGGAATAAATTGA
- the LOC140983562 gene encoding uncharacterized protein, producing MAASASLHTTFSLNTHHRFSLHFSRPTKFLCLQRDQQLICSGNPISRNCFSLFSTLNSNGKRGDSKIIELETRRRSFFKPSVSAQQESHPYQRNGKDRSSSNDFQEDNNGLSTLRSLIKAYKEAVSVGDEKSIYEIEDMLFKVDKENKELVERISTLSAEISLGKEKYMRLQADFDNYRKRAENERLTVRSNAQGEVIESLLPMVDSFERAKQQIKVETEKEKKIDTSYQGIYKQFVEIMRSLRVTAVPTVGKPFDPSMHEAIARDESHEFKEGIVIQEFRRGFLLGDRLLRPAMVKVSSGPGIRKPPAVQERLSAQPPSVVGLENP from the exons ATGGCAGCTTCAGCTTCTCTCCATACCACATTCTCCCTGAACACACATCACCGATTCTCTCTTCACTTTTCCAGACCCACAAAGTTTTTGTGTCTTCAACGGGATCAACAACTTATTTGTTCAGGAAATCCcatttcaagaaattgtttttcATTGTTTTCCACACTGAATTCGAATGGAAAAAGGGGGGATTCAAAGATtatcgagcttgagactagaaGGCGCTCTTTTTTCAAGCCTTCTGTTTCAGCCCAACAAGAGTCTCACCCCTACCAG AGAAATGGCAAAGATAGGTCTAGTTCCAATGATTTCCAAGAAGACAACAACGGTCTGTCCACTCTGAGGTCCCTTATCAAGGCATACAAGGAAGCCGTTTCAGTCGGTGATGAAAAGAGTATATACGAAATTGAAGATATGCTATTCAAGGtagataaagaaaataaagagCTGGTGGAGAGGATTTCAACTTTGTCTGCGGAGATATCGTTGGGAAAGGAAAAATACATGCGTTTGCAAGCAGATTTTGATAATTATAGAAAAAGAGCAGAAAATGAAAGATTAACAGTTAGGAGTAATGCCCAAGGAGAAGTAATTGAGAGTTTGCTGCCCATGGTTGATAGTTTTGAAAGAGCCAAGCAACAGATAAAAGTAGAGACTGAGAAAGAAAAGAAGATTGATACTAGTTACCAGGGCATATACAAGCAGTTCGTGGAAATTATGAGGAGCTTGCGGGTGACTGCTGTTCCAACTGTGGGGAAGCCATTTGATCCCTCG ATGCATGAGGCTATTGCTCGCGACGAGTCACACGAATTCAAGGAAGGAATTGTAATCCAAGAATTCCGTCGTGGGTTCCTTCTTGGAGACCGCCTATTAAGACCTGCCATGGTTAAGGTTTCATCCGGACCTGGTATAAGGAAACCTCCTGCAGTGCAAGAGAGATTATCTGCGCAGCCTCCCTCAGTTGTTGGTCTCGAAAACCCATGA
- the LOC140983633 gene encoding phosphoglucan, water dikinase, chloroplastic, with the protein MECSGVLHSKFCSFSRNIASLDRLPQNCSSIKFLRQKPSSFLPFRRNFRSFSVRPINRNFLKPFVSAVSSVETSDEEMKRGNEKENRLKNSGGNKVKLKVRLDHQVEFGKHVAILGSAKELGFWTEMVMMEWTENGWVCDLELKINEEPLEYKFVIAGKDKNLIWETGNNRTLKLPERGSFSINCKWDTTNEQVEVLPLEEEYEGVLEEENDNGNVIGDALKEVVTPSSFVEQWQGKDVSFVRSKDHFDEERKRNWDISGLQGVPLKLLEGDQRARNWWRKLEVIRELVVENIENGKRLEALTYSAIYLKWINTGQIACFEDGGHHRPNRHAEISKLIFRELERISARKDTSPQEALVIRKIHPCLPSFKAEFTASVPLTRIRDIAHRNDIPHGLKQEIKHTIQNKLHRNAGPEDLVATEAMLARITKRPGEYSESFIEQFKIFHRELKDFFNAGNLEEQLESIRDSLDQSSETLSSFLESKKVLDNMDGSDNIAENGWISVLMKMIQAMNNLRKEIIKGLESGLRNDAPDAAIAMRQKWRLCEIGLEEYAFILVSRFLNALEARGGAIWLAENIEQNKADSWTDPIDALVISIHQVGLSGWKPEECIAIGNELQAWQKKLLLENEGIEDGKRIWGLRLKATLDRAKRLTEEYSEELLNLFPRNVQILGKALGIPEYTVRTYAEAEIRAGVIFQVSKFCTLLLKAVRKVLGSEGWDILVPGYAFGTLVQLENIEPGSVPSTITGPVILVVNKADGDEEVTSAGVNVTGVILMQELPHLSHLGVRARQEKVVFVTCEDDEKVAYVKTLDGKFVELEASTTGVTLTPSLSDSRNGNITLEKQTSTGNSTDNSHSSRIIKFSGRPAEAGVMLLEDADLESAGAKATACRSLASLAVSSNKVYNEQGVPASFKVPSGAVIPFGSMEMALENSGSLETYRSLLESIETAKVDKELDKLCDELQELVSFLNPSKAIIDRLSQIFPTTARLIVRSSANVEDLAGMSAAGLYESIPNISPLNPIIFGRAVARVWASLYTRRAVLSRRAAGVRQAEAVMAVLVQEMLSPDLSFVLHTLSPTDNDHSLVEAEIAPGLGETLASGTRGTPWRLSCGKFEGAVKTLAFANFSTELVVGGSGPADGEVMQLTADYSKKPLTVDRLYRQQLGQRLGAIGFFLEQKFGCPQDVEGCLVGKDIYIVQTRPQPR; encoded by the exons ATGGAATGTTCTGGTGTGTTGCACAGCAAATTTTGTTCTTTTTCTCGAAATATTGCCTCATTAGATAGATTACCTCAGAATTGTTCTTCCATTAAATTTCTTCGCCAGAAACCTTCAAGTTTCCTGCCGTTTAGAAGAAATTTTCGCTCATTCTCTGTCAGACCCATCAACAGAAATTTTCTTAAACCGTTTGTCTCCGCTGTTTCTTCAGTTGAAACCAG TGATGAAGAAATGAAGAGGGGAAATGAAAAGGAAAATCGGCTTAAAAACTCTGGTGGTAACAAAGTTAAACTAAAAGTTAGGCTAGATCATCAAGTTGAATTTGGGAAACATGTTGCGATTTTGGGATCTGCCAAAGAATTAGGATTTTGGACGGAGATGGTGATGATGGAATGGACGGAAAATGGTTGGGTTTGTGATTTGGAACTAAAGATCAATGAAGAGCCCCTTGAATATAAGTTTGTGATAGCAGGAAAGGATAAAAACTTGATTTGGGAAACCGGTAATAACCGTACTCTAAAGCTGCCAGAGAGGGGAAGTTTCAGTATAAATTGTAAGTGGGACACGACTAACGAGCAAGTAGAAGTGCTTCCATTGGAGGAGGAATATGAAGGAGTTTTGGAGGAGGAAAATGACAATGGAAATGTTATCGGTGATGCACTAAAAGAGGTGGTTACCCCCAGTTCATTTGTGGAGCAATGGCAAGGTAAGGATGTTTCATTTGTGCGTTCAAAAGATCATTTTGATGAAGAAAGGAAGAGAAACTGGGACATATCGGGGCTACAAGGGGTTCCTTTGAAGTTGTTGGAAGGTGATCAGCGTGCTCGGAACTGGTGGCGTAAG CTTGAGGTCATACGGGAGCTCGTGGTTGAGAATATTGAGAATGGAAAGCGCTTGGAGGCTCTCACATATTCAGCAATTTATCTAAAG TGGATAAACACTGGTCAGATTGCTTGCTTTGAAGATGGTGGTCATCACAGGCCAAACAGGCATGCTGAGAtttcaaaacttatttttcGCGAATTGGAAAGAATTTCTGCCAGAAAAGATACTTCACCTCAG GAAGCACTTGTTATCCGCAAGATTCATCCTTGTCTGCCGTCTTTTAAGGCAGAGTTCACTGCATCAGTTCCATTGACTAGAATAAGGGATATTGCTCATAGGAATGATATCCCACACGGTCTTAAG CAAGAAATTAAGCACACAATACAAAACAAGCTTCACAGAAATGCTGGTCCCGAAGATTTAGTAGCCACAGAAGCAATGCTTGCAAGAATTACCAAGAGACCTGGAGAATATAGTGAATCATTCATTGAGCAATTCAAGATATTTCATCGAGAACTTAAAGATTTTTTCAATGCTGGAAA TCTTGAGGAACAGCTGGAATCAATAAGAGATTCATTGGATCAGAGCTCAGAAACTTTATCTTCGTTTCTAGAGTCAAAAAAG GTTTTGGATAATATGGATGGAAGTGATAATATTGCAGAAAATGGATGGATAAGTGTGTTGATGAAAATGATTCAAGCTATGAATAATCTTCGCAAAGAAATTATAAAGGGTCTCGAAAGTGGTCTTCGAAATGATGCTCCTGATGCTGCAATAGCAATGCGCCAAAAG TGGCGTCTTTGTGAGATTGGACTCGAAGAATATGCCTTTATTCTTGTTAGCAG ATTTCTAAATGCACTTGAAGCTAGGGGAGGAGCCATTTGGCTTGCGGAAAACATAGAGCAGAATAAAGCTGATTCTTGGACCGATCCAATTGATGCTCTAGTCATCAGTATCCATCAGGTTGGCTTATCTGGCTGGAAGCCTGAAGAATGCATTGCCATCGGAAATGAACTTCAGGCATGGCAAAAGAAACTCCTTTTGGAAAACGAAG GCATTGAGGATGGGAAGAGAATATGGGGATTGAGGCTTAAAGCTACACTTGATAGAGCTAAAAGATTGACAGAAGAATATTCCGAGGAACTTCTTAATTTATTCCCTCGAAATGTGCAG ATACTTGGAAAAGCTTTAGGGATTCCTGAATATACAGTGAGGACATATGCGGAAGCTGAAATTCGTGCAGG CGTGATATTTCAGGTTTCGAAATTCTGCACTCTTCTTTTGAAGGCTGTAAGAAAGGTTCTTGGTTCTGAGGGCTGGGATATTCTTGTTCCTGGATATGCTTTTGGTACTCTCGTCCAG TTGGAGAACATTGAACCAGGATCAGTTCCATCGACTATCACAGGACCGGTTATTCTTGTCGTTAACAAAGCTGATGGAGATGAAGAG GTAACATCTGCTGGGGTAAATGTTACTGGAGTCATACTGATGCAGGAGCTGCCTCATCTCTCTCATCTTGGTGTTCGGGCTCGACAA GAAAAGGTTGTATTTGTGACCTGTGAGGATGATGAGAAAGTTGCATATGTCAAAACACTGGATGGAAAATTTGTCGA GTTAGAGGCATCAACAACTGGTGTCACTTTGACTCCATCTTTATCAGATAGCAGAAATGGCAACATCACATTGGAAAAACAAACATCCACTGGAAACTCGACTGATAATAGTCACTCATCGCGAATAATCAAGTTCTCT GGTCGACCAGCTGAAGCAGGCGTTATGCTGCTTGAAGATGCTGATCTAGAAAGCGCAGGTGCAAAAGCTACAGCTTGCAGAAGCCTAGCTTCATTAGCAGTTAGTTCAAATAAAG TGTACAATGAACAAGGAGTTCCGGCGTCATTTAAAGTCCCTTCTGGAGCAGTGATACCATTCGGTTCGATGGAAATGGCTCTGGAAAACAGTGGATCATTAGAGACCTACAGATCCCTTCTTGAAAGCATTGAAACTGCAAAAGTGGACAAAGAACTCGATAAACTCTGCGACGAATTACAGGAGCTTGTATCTTTTTTAAACCCTTCGAAAGCAATCATCGACAGGTTATCACAAATATTCCCCACAACGGCACGCTTAATAGTCCGTTCCAGTGCAAATGTGGAGGACTTGGCCGGAATGTCAGCTGCAGGGCTTTATGAATCCATTCCCAACATCAGCCCTTTGAATCCAATCATATTTGGACGTGCTGTTGCCCGTGTTTGGGCGTCATTGTACACACGCAGGGCAGTTCTAAGCCGCAGGGCTGCTGGCGTGCGCCAGGCTGAGGCTGTGATGGCTGTTCTGGTGCAAGAAATGTTGTCTCCGGACCTGTCTTTTGTGCTACATACTCTTAGCCCTACAGACAATGATCATAGTCTGGTGGAGGCTGAGATTGCTCCAGGTCTCGGGGAAACTCTGGCTTCAGGTACGAGAGGAACTCCTTGGCGTCTCTCATGCGGGAAGTTTGAAGGCGCAGTGAAGACATTGGCATTTGCCAATTTCAGCACTGAATTGGTGGTGGGAGGCAGCGGCCCTGCTGACGGAGAAGTGATGCAGTTAACCGCAGATTACAGCAAGAAACCCTTGACGGTGGACAGACTTTATAGACAACAGCTCGGGCAGCGACTCGGTGCCATTGGTTTCTTCCTGGAGCAGAAGTTTGGTTGTCCGCAGGATGTAGAAGGTTGTTTGGTTGGAAAAGACATATATATCGTGCAGACAAGGCCTCAACCGCGATAA
- the LOC140983434 gene encoding F-box/LRR-repeat protein 25-like: MEHHVKAVTKKQEKIDLDGFSCLPDCILSHIFSFLDTKSAIRTSLLSKRFKLVWTLSPCLNFEFSGFSQIKYLKYTYHVMTEEEQASVESFKSCVYNVLKQREHTTLTKFHLSLPEDAGSTFIEDCAFYAAQHNVQDLTICGFTELKPAMLPRLLLTSSSLTSLHLHNAYGRGIELPKSVILPNLKVLHLDKFKFSVKKYDGWLSTGCPNLETLILSKCWINPGDKFADLDLNSPNLKNLEIEYWSCVWDSLDDCMINVMAPRLSLFKFAGHLVRVNFKEGLPCLDVLCIDLFCPSLNLCTVVHKCRELNGEYLLHLFHQICVVKFLSLSPNTIEVISRMPEFGQVVPHAMFEKLRITESTC, translated from the exons ATGGAGCATCATGTAAAGGCAGTAACAAAAAAGCAAGAAAAAATCGATCTTGATGGATTCAGTTGTCTACCGGACTGCATTTTGAGTCATATATTCTCTTTTCTTGACACAAAATCCGCCATTAGAACATCACTTCTGTCCAAACGCTTTAAACTAGTTTGGACCCTTTCACCATGTCTCAACTTTGAGTTTTCAGGATTtagccaaataaaatatctgaaaTACACTTACCATGTTATGACAGAAGAGGAGCAAGCCAGTGTTGAATCTTTCAAGTCTTGCGTTTATAATGTGTTGAAACAGAGGGAACACACAACTCTCACAAAGTTTCACCTTTCGTTGCCTGAGGATGCCGGGTCCACGTTCATCGAGGACTGTGCTTTTTACGCGGCGCAACATAACGTGCAGGACCTAACAATCTGTGGATTTACAGAACTCAAGCCCGCCATGTTGCCAAGATTGTTGCTCACCTCTTCGTCATTGACAAGTTTACACCTGCACAATGCTTATGGACGTGGTATAGAGCTGCCAAAATCTGTTATTTTGCCCAACCTAAAGGTTCTGCACCTCGACAAATTCAAGTTCTCGGTTAAGAAATACGACGGGTGGTTATCCACAGGGTGCCCAAATCTTGAAACTTTGATTCTGAGCAAGTGTTGGATCAACCCTGGGGATAAGTTCGCGGATTTAGATTTGAATTCGCCGAATCTTAAGAACTTGGAGATCGAGTACTGGAGTTGTGTTTGGGATAGCTTGGATGATTGTATGATCAATGTGATGGCTCCTAGGCTTAGTTTGTTTAAGTTTGCGGGTCATCTTGTGAGAGTGAATTTTAAGGAGGGGTTGCCTTGTTTGGATGTATTGTGCATCGACTTGTTCTGCCCTTCTCTAAACCTTTGCACAGTGGTACATAAATGCCGAGAGCTAAACGGGGAATATTTACTTCATCTTTTCCACCAAATATGTGTTGTTAAATTCCTTTCTCTATCGCCTAACACAATCGAG GTTATATCGAGAATGCCCGAGTTTGGACAAGTCGTGCCACATGCCATGTTTGAGAAGTTGAGGATCACAGAATCCACATGTTGA
- the LOC140983436 gene encoding uncharacterized oxidoreductase At4g09670-like, with protein sequence MSPPPIKFGILGCAEIARKVSRAIILSPNSTLYAVGSRSIEKAIKFAKENGFPESAKAYGSYDAVLDDPEVDVVYLPLPTSMHAEWAVRAARAKKHLLLEKPVALNVEELDLILEECESNGVQIMDGTMWMHHPRTAKIKEFLSDPSLFGELKFVHSCFTFKAKDDFLVDNIRVKPELDSLGALGDTGWYCIRSILWAADFELPKSVLAMPTTIFNSAGVIVACTASLQWQNGKAATFHCSFLANLTMDLTAIGTNGNLYFNDFVVPFEENMASFYTAEKSEVFELQRGFGPKPNEHIVMTELPQETLMVNELSRLVSCIKFDGAKPEKIWPILSRKTQLVLDAVKVSIDRGHQIVEVAI encoded by the exons ATGTCTCCACCTCCGATCAAATTCGGAATCCTGGGATGCGCTGAGATAGCCCGGAAAGTTTCACGTGCAATTATCCTCTCTCCCAATTCTACCCTGTACGCAGTGGGCAGCCGCTCCATCGAAAAAGCTATCAAATTCGCTAAAGAAAACGGATTTCCGGAATCAGCCAAGGCGTACGGCTCGTACGATGCTGTCTTGGATGACCCAGAAGTGGACGTGGTGTACCTGCCGCTCCCAACCAGCATGCATGCCGAGTGGGCAGTCCGAGCTGCCCGCGCCAAGAAGCACCTACTGTTGGAGAAGCCAGTCGCGCTGAATGTTGAAGAACTTGACTTGATACTCGAGGAGTGCGAATCCAATGGGGTGCAGATCATGGACGGGACCATGTGGATGCATCATCCCAGAACAGCTAAGATTAAGGAGTTTTTGTCGGATCCGTCCTTGTTTGGTGAACTCAAATTC GTGCATAGCTGCTTTACATTTAAAGCGAAGGACGATTTTCTTGTGGATAACATTCGTGTGAAGCCGGAACTCGATTCTCTTGGTGCTCTTGGTGACACAGGGTGGTACTGCATCAGGTCAATCTTGTGGGCAGCTGATTTCGAGCTCCCAAAATCCGTTCTTGCAATGCCCACCACCATTTTCAACAGCGCAGGCGTCATTGTAGCGTGCACCGCCTCTCTGCAATGGCAAAATGGGAAAGCAGCCACCTTTCATTGCTCTTTCTTGGCCAACTTGACAATGGATTTAACGGCGATCGGCACAAATGGGAATTTGTACTTTAACGACTTTGTTGTCCCATTTGAGGAGAACATGGCTTCGTTTTATACCGCTGAGAAATCTGAAGTTTTTGAGCTCCAGAGAGGATTTGGTCCAAAACCAAACGAGCATATAGTTATGACAGAGCTTCCTCAGGAAACTCTAATGGTGAATGAGTTATCTAGGCTGGTGAGTTGTATAAAATTTGACGGCGCGAAGCCAGAGAAGATATGGCCTATCCTTAGTAGGAAGACACAGCTTGTTCTGGATGCCGTTAAGGTTTCCATCGACAGAGGTCACCAGATTGTTGAGGTTGCAATATGA